The Triplophysa dalaica isolate WHDGS20190420 chromosome 20, ASM1584641v1, whole genome shotgun sequence genome segment CTTCATCAATATATAGGTACTCATAATGAGCTGCACTGCTATCCAACTCCAAGATTCTCTAGAGTAAAAAGAACACAAGGTAAAATATAGTAAatttgtgttctacagtaatggcATTGATTGCAGTCAATACTACTGTGAAATTGTTGCTGAAGTTTGAGTTTACACTTTGAAGCAGCAGTATACATAGATATGCCTAAATCTTTTCACATATAGTAGCATGGAATAGTTTATGGACACATACTTAAAATTCAAGAAAAATATATCTTTGAGTTGACAGTAAAATTGCAGTAATTGGGTTGCACATACTTGAACAAACTGGAATCGCAACTCCTTCACTCTAATAGAGTTCCTCTCAAAGGGCACTTTATATACTTGCTTCATTCGGATAGCATCTCTTCTTAGAACACGGTCAATTGTGGAGAGACTGCATTGGTGGATATTGTGGACCAGTTGATTGTCCTGTGTTATTCTTTGCTGAATTTCATTGCTGAGTCAACATTGGCATGCTCTTGTTCAACTGAAAAAAGTCTTGTTCGTCCACCTGAATGTTTTCTTACTTCAATTCTGAAAAAGGTTTGGACAAGCAGGAACATTTACTGTAGAGATCTTGACCTTTGTCAAATAAGACTACATGGACTCTCATTGTAAAAGTAGAATGATATAGTTACTAACCGGTTTTCCCTCTGAAATGTAGGGATAATTGAAGCCACTGTGGATCTGTTTATATTGGGCTGAACTCTCTGGCCAGCTTCTCTCAGTGAGAGACCATGATTTATGACATGGTCAATAAGTGTGGctctgatttcatttgaaacacttcttctgttttctctttCCACTATACCATTGTCCTCCAATCTATCCATCTCTTCTACTCTTCCTACATCCTCAGCTCTTCCTCCTACATCTTCAGCTCTTCCTCCTACATCTTCAGCTCTTCCTCCTACATCTTCAGCTCTTCCTCCTACATCTTCAGCTCTTCCTCCTACATCTTCAGCTCTTCCTCCTACATCTTCAGCTCTTCCTCCTACATCTTCAGCTCTTCCTACAACATCTTCAGCTCTTCCTACAACATCTTCAGCTCTTCCTTCTACATCTTTAGCTCTTCCTACAACATCTTCAGCTCTTCCTTCTACATCTTCAGCTCTTCCTACAACATCTTCAGCTCTTCCTTCTACATCTTCAGCTCTTCCTACAACATCTTCAGCTCTTCCCCCTACATCTTCAGCTCTTCCTCCTACATCTTCAGCTCTTCCTTCTACATCTTCAGCTCTTCCTTCTACATCTTCAGCTCTTCCTTCTACATCTTCAGCTCTTCCTCCTACATCTTCAGCTCTTCCTTCTACATCTTCAGCTCTTCCTTCTACATCTTCAGCTCTTCCAACGTAAGACAGCTGTGTGAACAATTAGGAAATTGGCTTTTTCTGTGTTGAGTGGATTACTAACTCATCACAAGGTGTGCAACTGACTATTACAATTCCCagagttttgtttgttgtgttttgaaaatgGTACAAAAATCCTTGTGATCTTTGTGAAGAACAATTAAAAAGTTACAAATGTTTTTCCTGGTATATTAAAGATTTGGTTGGCTGTATAAACTGCTGTGATAAAATCAGGGATTTTTGTGCACAGTGTTTTGAGAAAATTATGCTTTTGATTTGTGATTTGTATGAAATGAAGGAGAATTTACAATCTGTTTAGGACAAGTGTACTGATCACTGTTAACTGTTTTGAGAGCTGTTACCTGAGTTTAGAGAAATGTACCaaactgagaaaaactgtaaaataagcCAGCATAGGTTAATTTTTAACAACCCAGTGGGTTCGGTTCATCTCTGTTTGATCCAACGATTAACATTGGGTTGAAAATTTCACAACATTCTTTACAGTGAAGACTAAATGTCTTAGGTCACTTCTCTTGaggtttttttatattgattaaGGAAGTTTAAGATATATTGATATCTTTAGATATCTATGGAAGACCACTGtgtatttttacacaaaaagttAATAGGGAAATACGGGAATCTGTAATGAGATCTAAAGACATAATGACTTATCCTTTTTTAATTTGACAATTCAATCAGAATGGAAACACAATGCACAACATGTGGTCATTCCACTGGGGTGAGATGAAAGCAGATATCTTTATATTTAGCATATAATCTTCAATATCAGCCCTTAAAAAATCTTATATCGGTCAGCAACTAGTGACTATGTAACATCTGCATTCAACTGCGGTTGACCATTGATGCCGCCACGGTGACTGGTGTACGAGCTCTTGCGTCGAGTGCTGCTGGCTTCAGGGCATGAGTCTGCTCGTGCCACTGTGTACACACTGCTCTGTCGGTTCTGCTGGAAACGTGCCGTCTGCACCTCTAACTCCGCCTGGTAATCTGATACCTGGATGCAAGGACACCAGCGGAAGACCTGCTTGAACCCAGCGCGGAACCTGCAGCAGATAAACGATAATGCAACAGAAGCAAACGCACTAAAATGTAACGCAGTGAAAACAAATCTACTAATGCAGAAGAAACAAATGAAGTTATACAGCAGAAGCCAATGCACTAATGCAACAAAAACGTATGCACCAATGTAGCAAAACACACCAatgcagaagaaacaaacacaataacacagcAAAAACAACTGCAACAATGCACCAGAAGCAAATGCGGTAATGCAACAGAACCAATCGCAATCATGCAGCAGGAATAAACACAGTAtcgtaaaataaataaatgctccAACGCAACAGAAAAGactaatgcaaaaaaatgtaatgcagtAGAAACAAATGAAGCAGAAACAAGCACAGTAAGGCAAcacaaatgcaacaaaaatcCATTAGAGCAAACGAATGCACTAatgctaaaaaaaataaaaaaaaatcagaaacaGATAAAAAGCAGTAATGCAGCATTATTATCCACTTAAACTGTTATAAAACCTGAACCTTCATGCATTTAACAGTCTGTAACAGTTCATTGAAGTACATTAACATGTGCAATTTTCATTGGGGTTCAAACCCATGACCATTGCGCTGCTCACACCGTGCTCTTCCAGTTGAACTACAGCGTGGATAAACGACTTTcagaatgaagaaaaaatgaaacacattatTTGCTTCCCATGTGAAGATCTGTGGAAACACTGATGCAGATCAGTGATGCTGAGTGTATTCTCACTTAACTGTTCTAACATAACCTTGAAATATTCACCAGAAAACACAAAgtactaaacaaaacatgacagTCCCCCAATAAACCCATTTAATAGATccatgctgtgtgtgtgttacctgctgtTCAGGCAGTAGTAGATGATGGGGTTGTACATTGAGGAACTCATGGAGAGCCACAGCACAGACAGATAAATCTGCTGGATCCACTTCCATTTATTAAGCTCGCGCTTCAGACCCGTCGTGATGAAATACGCGTGATATGGAAACCAACACAAGGCAAATGTCACAACCACAATCACCATCATCTTCACAaccttaaaacacaaacatacatttccATTCAGCTTGCATTCACTTCCAAAGTGACCATGTAACGTGTGGCAGAACAATGTGCCTTCACTTCATAAAATGGTTCAGTTTAATGAGTCTGAAACAAAAGCTGAGAACTAAAAAAACCtagacacaaacagacacaaacagagatctacacacacacacacacaaccaggCAAAGTGATGAATGAACAGCTCGTGCTGACAGACTCAAGCAGTAACACATGAGAGATGAAGCTTCAGTATATCAGCACAGTTTAACTCCTGACTCTCTATAGCTATGAGCTCTTTTCTTCATCAGTGTGAACTTCTGAGCGAGCACCTTTCTCTTTGCCTGAAGATGATCCTGGAAATTTTCTGAGGAATTTCCCGGAATTTCACCCCCCCAAAGAGTGAGTCCGACCCTGGTATAAGTGACGGCCATCACAGCCAAAGGCAGAACATAAACCAGCGCTGCCACGATCACATGatacctgaacacacacacgcaggatAGCTTGAGTCTCATACATGTTAAGcaattcacaaaacacacacacaccataacAATAAGCCAAAGCTTTCCTTCTCACATGAAGGAGTTGTGCGAGGGTCTCGGCCAGGCCACGTAACACAGCGTGCGGTGTGGAATCACTCGAGTGGTGGAGTAATAACACAGAGGAAACGCCAGCGTCACGGCCAGACTCCACACcaacacaatcacacatttggTGGATGTTGCAGAGAGGCGGGGCTTCAGCGGGTGGATGATAGCAATGTACCTGAACGAAGAGGAAGTGACATCAGCATTAGCTGCATGGTGAGACAGGAAGTACTGGAATCACATCGAGAGATCTTAAGATTTGAGTTTCTTAAGAGAGGTGATGGAATTCTAACTCAAACACacttttgtgttgtatttcagTTCTTATACTTTTATATGTTTCATTTataagatgtgtgtgtgtcacctgtctaaggcgatgtgtgtgtgtgtgtgtgtgtcacctgtctaaggcgatgtgtgtgtgtgtgtgtgtgtgtgtgtgtgtgtgtcacctgtctaaggcgatgtgtgtgtgtgtgtgtgtgtcacctgtctaaggcgatgtgtgtgtgtgtgtgtgtcacctgtctaaggcgatgtgtgtgtgtgtgtgtgtgtgtgtcacctgtctaaggcgatgtgtgtgtgtgtgtgtgtgtcacctgtctaaggcgatgtgtgtgtgtgtgtgtgtgtgtcacctgtctaaggcgatgtgtgtgtgtgtgtgtgtgtgtcacctgtctaaggcgatgtgtgtgtgtgtgtgtgtgtcacctgtctaaggcgatgtgtgtgtgtgtgtgtgtgtgtcacctgtctaaggcgatgtgtgtgtgtgtgtgtgtgtgtgtcacctgtctaaggcgatgtgtgtgtcacctgtctaaggcgatgtgtgtgtgtgtgtgtgtgtgtcacctgtctaaggcgatgtgtgtgtgtgtgtgtgtgtcacctgtctaaggctatgtgtgtgtgtgtgtgtcacctgtctaaggcgatgtgtgtgtgtgtgtgtgtgtgtgtgtcacctgtctaaggcgatgtgtgtgtgtcacctgtcacctgtctaaggcgatatgtgtgtgtgtgtgtgtgtgtcacctgtttAAGGcgatatgtgtgtatgtgtgtgtgtcacctgtttaaggcgatgtgtgtgtgtgtgtgtgtgtgtcacctgtctaaggcgatgtgtgtgtgtgtgtgtcacctgtctaaggcgatatgtgtgtgtgtgtgtgtgtgtgtcacctgtcacctgtctaaggcgatgtgtgtgtgtgtgtgtgtcacctgtctaaggcgatgtgtgtgtgtgtcacctgtctaaggcgatgtgtgtgtgtgtcgcacGGCGACTGGTACTTTGGAGATGCGTATTGCCGCTTCCAAAACTTCTACCCGGTGGCTGCGGTGTTCGCGAGCATCTACTCGATGAGCgccatcgccttagacaggtgacacacacacacacacacacacacacaaacacatcgccttagacaggtgacacacacacacacacacacatcgccttagacaggtgacacacacacacacacacacacacacacatcgccttagacaggtgacacacacacacacacacacacacatcgccttagacaggtgacacacacacacacacacatcgccttagacaggtgacacacaaacacacacacacacacacatcgccttagacaggtgacacacacacacacacacacacatcgccttagacaggtgacaggtgacacacacacacacacacacatatcgccttagacaggtgacacacacacacacatcgccttagacaggtgacaggtgacacacacacacacacacacacacatatcgccttagacaggtgacacacacacacacacacacacacacacatcgccttagacaggtgacacacacacacacacacacacacatcgccttagacaggtgacacacacacacacacacacacacacacatcgccttagacaggtgacacacacacacacacacacctgtcacctgtctaaggcgatgtgtgtgtgtgtgtgtcacctgtctaaggcgatgtgtgtgtgtgtgtgtcacctgtctaaggcgatatgtgtgtgtgtgtgtgtgtgtgtgtgtcacctgtcacctgtctaaggcgatatgtgtgtgtgtgtgtgtgtgtgtgtgtgtgtcacctgtcacctgtctaaggcgatgtgtgtgtgtgtgtgtcacctgtctaaggcgatgtgtgtgtgtgtgtgtgtgtgtgtgtcacctgtctaaggcgatgtgtgtgtgtgtgtgtgtgtgtcacctgtctaaggcgatgtgtgtgtgtgtgtgtgtcacctgtctaaggcgatgtgtgtgtgtgtgtgtgtgtgtgtgtgtgtgtgtcacctgtctaaggcgatgtgtgtgtgtgtcacctgtctaaggcgatgtgtgtgtgtgtgtgtgtgtgtgtgtgtgtcacctgtctaaggcgatgtgtgtgtgtgtgtgtcacctgtctaaggcgatgtgtgtgtgtgtgtgtgtgtgtgtgtcacctgtctaaggcgatgtgtgtgtgtgtgtgtgtgtgtgtgtgtgtcacctgtctaaggcgatgtgtgtgtgtgtgtgtcacctgtctaaggcgatgtgtgtgtgtgtgtgtgtgtgtgtcacctgtctaaggcgatgtgtgtgtgtgtcacctgtctaaggcgatgtgtgtgtgtgtgtgtgtgtgtgtgtgtgtgtcacctgtctaaggcgatgtgtgtgtgtgtgtgtgtgtgtgtgtcacctgtctaaggcgatgtgtgtgtgtgtgtgtgtgtcacctgtctaaggcgatgtgtgtgtgtgtgtgtgtcacctgtctaaggcgatgtgtgtgtgtgtgtgtgtgtgtgtcacctgtctaaggcgatgtgtgtgtgtgtgtgtgtgtcacctgtctaaggcgatgtgtgtgtcacctgtctaaggcgatgtgtgtgtgtgtgtgtgtgtcacctgtctaaggcgatgtgtgtgtgtgtgtgtgtgtgtgtgtcacctgtctaaggctatgtgtatgtgtgtgtgtcacctgtttaaggcgatgtgtgtgtgtgtgtgtgtgtgtcacctgtctaaggcgatgtgtgtgtgtgtgtgtcacctgtctaaggcgatatgtgtgtgtgtgtgtgtgtgtgtcacctgtcacctgtctaaggcgatgtgtgtgtgtgtgtgtgtcacctgtctaaggcgatgtgtgtgtgtgtcacctgtctaaggcgatgtgtgtgtgtgtcgcacGGCGACTGGTACTTTGGAGATGCGTATTGCCGCTTCCAAAACTTCTACCCGGTGGCTGCGGTGTTCGCGAGCATCTACTCGATGAGCgccatcgccttagacaggtgacacacacacacacacacacacacacaaacacatcgccttagacaggtgacacacacacacacacacacatcgccttagacaggtgacacacacacacacacacacacacacacatcgccttagacaggtgacacacacacacacacacacacacatcgccttagacaggtgacacacacacacacacacatcgccttagacaggtgacacacaaacacacacacacacacacatcgccttagacaggtgacacacacacacacacacacacatcgccttagacaggtgacaggtgacacacacacacacacacacacacatatcgccttagacaggtgacacacacacacacatcgccttagacaggtgacaggtgacacacacacacacacacacacacatatcgccttagacaggtgacacacacacacacacacacacacacacatcgccttagacaggtgacacacacacacacacacacacacatcgccttagacaggtgacacacacacacacacacacacacacacatcgccttagacaggtgacacacacacacacacacacctgtcacctgtctaaggcgatgtgtgtgtgtgtgtgtcacctgtctaaggcgatgtgtgtgtgtgtgtgtcacctgtctaaggcgatatgtgtgtgtgtgtgtgtgtgtgtgtgtcacctgtcacctgtctaaggcgatatgtgtgtgtgtgtgtgtgtgtgtgtgtgtcacctgtcacctgtctaaggcgatgtgtgtgtgtgtgtgtcacctgtctaaggcgatgtgtgtgtgtgtgtgtgtgtgtgtgtcacctgtctaaggcgatgtgtgtgtgtgtgtgtgtgtgtcacctgtctaaggcgatgtgtgtgtgtgtgtgtgtcacctgtctaaggcgatgtgtgtgtgtgtgtgtgtgtgtgtgtgtgtgtcacctgtctaaggcgatgtgtgtgtgtgtcacctgtctaaggcgatgtgtgtgtgtgtgtgtgtgtgtgtgtgtgtcacctgtctaaggcgatgtgtgtgtgtgtgtgtcacctgtctaaggcgatgtgtgtgtgtgtgtgtgtgtgtgtgtcacctgtctaaggcgatgtgtgtgtgtgtgtgtgtgtgtgtgtgtgtcacctgtctaaggcgatgtgtgtgtgtgtgtgtcacctgtctaaggcgatgtgtgtgtgtgtgtgtgtgtgtgtcacctgtctaaggcgatgtgtgtgtgtgtcacctgtctaaggcgatgtgtgtgtgtgtgtgtgtgtgtgtgtgtgtcacctgtctaaggcgatgtgtgtgtgtgtgtgtgtgtgtgtcacctgtctaaggcgatgtgtgtgtgtgtgtgtgtgtcacctgtctaaggcgatgtgtgtgtgtgtgtgtgtcacctgtctaaggcgatgtgtgtgtgtgtgtgtgtgtgtgtcacctgtctaaggcgatgtgtgtgtgtgtgtgtgtgtcacctgtctaaggcgatgtgtgtgtcacctgtctaaggcgatgtgtgtgtgtgtgtgtgtgtcacctgtctaaggcgatgtgtgtgtgtgtgtgtgtgtgtgtgtcacctgtctaaggctatgtgtgtgtgtgtgtgtcacctgtctaaggcgatgtgtgtgtgtgtgtgtgtgtgtgtgtgtgtcacctgtctaaggcgatgtgtgtgtgtcacctgtctaaggcgatatgtgtgtgtgtgtcacctgtcacctgtctaaggcgatatgtgtgtgtgtgtgtgtcacctgtttAAGGcgatatgtgtgtatgtgtgtgtgtgtcacctgtttaaggcgatgtgtgtgtgtgtgtgtgtgtgtgtgtgtgtcacctgtctaaggcgatgtgtgtgtgtgtgtgtcacctgtctaaggcgatgtgtgtgtgtgtgtgtgtcacctgtctaaggcgatatgtgtgtgtgtgtgtgtgtgtgtgtgtgtgtgtcacctgtcacctgtctaaggcgatgtgtgtgtgtgtgtgtgtcacctgtctaaggcgatgtgtgtgtgtgtcacctgtctcaggcgatgtgtgtgtgtgtgtgtcacctgtctaacgcgatgtgtgtgtgtgtgtgtgtgtgtgtcacctgtctaaggcgatgtgtgtgtgtgtgtgtgtgtcacctgtctaaggcgatgtgtgtgtgtgtgtgtcacctgtctaaggcgatgtgtgtgtgtgtgtcacctgtctaaggcgatatgtg includes the following:
- the LOC130409249 gene encoding neuromedin-K receptor, with product MGVTYLGTVNTLYMRTCNCSGVQTDRQTYRQTVMSSSNNVSNSTNRFAQPPWRVALWSLAYALVLLVAVTGNLIVIWIIVAHKRMRTVTNYFLLNLAVSDVSVAALNALVNFVYAAHGDWYFGDAYCRFQNFYPVAAVFASIYSMSAIALDRYIAIIHPLKPRLSATSTKCVIVLVWSLAVTLAFPLCYYSTTRVIPHRTLCYVAWPRPSHNSFMYHVIVAALVYVLPLAVMAVTYTRVGLTLWGGEIPGNSSENFQDHLQAKRKVVKMMVIVVVTFALCWFPYHAYFITTGLKRELNKWKWIQQIYLSVLWLSMSSSMYNPIIYYCLNSRFRAGFKQVFRWCPCIQVSDYQAELEVQTARFQQNRQSSVYTVARADSCPEASSTRRKSSYTSHRGGINGQPQLNADVT
- the LOC130409824 gene encoding mucin-7-like, translated to MTWSISVALISFETLLLFSLSTIPLSSNLSISSTLPTSSALPPTSSALPPTSSALPPTSSALPPTSSALPPTSSALPPTSSALPPTSSALPTTSSALPTTSSALPSTSLALPTTSSALPSTSSALPTTSSALPSTSSALPTTSSALPPTSSALPPTSSALPSTSSALPSTSSALPSTSSALPPTSSALPSTSSALPSTSSALPT